A window of the Trichoderma asperellum chromosome 6, complete sequence genome harbors these coding sequences:
- a CDS encoding uncharacterized protein (EggNog:ENOG41) yields MPPCIQDAFSSISIHQNETASNEHIIDDIFASRVSDLVTKQPIEGSEAFLLLSTRDHVARTQALLIHLLLALFSSSIPRRAKAECLIATLHHWTNQLWQSASQDADFHTVVQSIPPVNGVASILIDDPVPDLYQSFVLYESTRRTWILSNFATGVYQSLRGIWTTSCTGDIRITARAELWDANSPARWAAIAKSKDPLFVYSLHGLSLLKDSVAAEEVDEFMRHLYTIMWGIDKVEDWIVRSGDTVSTKY; encoded by the coding sequence ATGCCACCATGTATACAAGATGCATTCTCGTCAATATCAATTCATCAAAATGAAACTGCAAGCAACGAGCACATCATTGACGACATATTTGCATCGCGTGTTAGTGACCTCGTCACGAAACAGCCAATTGAAGGGTCAGAGGCGTTTTTACTCCTATCAACGAGGGATCACGTAGCACGCACACAAGCTTTGTTAATTCACCTTCTATTAGCTCTCTTCTCGTCATCAATCCCTCGCCGAGCTAAAGCTGAATGCTTAATAGCCACGCTGCACCATTGGACAAATCAATTGTGGCAATCAGCAAGCCAAGATGCAGATTTTCATACTGTAGTTCAATCTATACCTCCGGTAAATGGTGTCGCATCCATTTTAATAGATGATCCAGTGCCAGATTTGTACCAAAGTTTCGTGCTATATGAGTCCACCCGTCGCACTTGGATATTAAGTAACTTTGCCACTGGCGTTTATCAAAGTCTCAGAGGTATTTGGACTACCAGTTGTACTGGGGATATACGTATAACTGCGCGAGCTGAGTTGTGGGATGCGAATTCACCGGCACGCTGGGCCGCTATCGCAAAATCCAAAGACCCTCTATTTGTCTACAGTTTACACGGTCTATCTTTACTCAAAGATAGTGTTGCTGCAGAGGAAGTGGATGAATTCATGAGGCATCTTTATACAATTATGTGGGGGATTGACAAGGTTGAGGACTGGATCGTACGAAGCGGAGATACAGTTTCGACGAAATATTAG
- a CDS encoding uncharacterized protein (EggNog:ENOG41~TransMembrane:1 (o347-366i)), producing MTTVKPVLRRSHTKSKSGCQACKQRHVKCDEFRPTCHRCLSSKIPCKYPDQPPEEEPEQETPSLWWPEDIETACAEWKETGEPPFISLAPSPSWHNMDMKDLRYIYKMALVSNILELSNTNDICLLWGEMGVLFQLATQFDFVAHTLAATSAQRLAVTTKSHEASLDAHQYRKQALHGLYRAMGSFSKDNSDAILAASLGCSYIMSDSRSLMTLAGNISTVANRMRPWLKRSAFHRIFTYEPPYLDNEEQAAATPPETGDVEHRFALVKKLLAEGVNSVNGLAFCFQGDRDLSAVLRQLRDVMRLVHERLGSDITTEDQYRLVYPFTAWFVKSPAASFVSLSKKNPYMLVFLLHMYAVVVTLTTALPRIDVPLFAKYRLRAILQICNILKNDPGFLCQRCNGFHAYQEIMSFPLNSVSAYQQLGREKAFLGA from the exons ATGACGACCGTCAAGCCAGTACTTCGGAGAAGCCACACGAAATCAAAATCTGGCTGCCAGGCTTGTAAGCAGCGGCATGTCAAATGTGACGAATTTCGACCAACATG CCACAGATGTCTCTCTTCAAAAATACCGTGTAAATATCCGGATCAGCCTCCGGAGGAAGAGCCTGAGCAGGAGACCCCATCTCTCTGGTGGCCGGAAGACATTGAAACTGCGTGCGCAGAATGGAAAGAAACGGGGGAGCCACCATTCATATCTTTAGCTCCTTCACCGAGCTGGCATAATATGGATATGAAGGACTTGCGGTACATATACAAGATGGCTCTTGTTTCCAACATCCTCGAGCTCAGCAACACAAACGACATCTGCCTGTTATGGGGTGAGATGGGCGT GCTGTTCCAACTCGCAACACAATTCGACTTCGTCGCACATACCTTGGCTGCAACATCAGCACAGCGACTTGCAGTAACTACAAAGTCACACGAGGCCTCCTTAGACGCGCACCAGTACCGGAAGCAAGCCCTCCATGGACTGTATCGGGCAATGGGGAGTTTTTCCAAAGATAATTCTGATGCAATCTTGGCGGCCTCCCTAGGGTGCTCATACATCATGTCGGACTC GCGTTCTTTAATGACCCTTGCGGGAAACATTTCCACT GTGGCGAACCGAATGAGACCTTGGTTGAAGCGGTCAGCCTTCCATCGGATATTCACATATGAGCCTCCTTACCTCGACAACGAAGAACAGGCAGCGGCAACGCCACCCGAGACTGGCGACGTAGAGCACCGCTTCGCCCTTGTCAAGAAGTTGCTAGCGGAAGGCGTCAACTCGGTCAACGGATTAGCATTCTGTTTCCAAGGCGATCGAGATCTTTCCGCCGTCCTCCGACAGCTCAGAGACGTGATGCGTCTCGTCCATGAACGACTCGGCTCCGACATCACCACAGAAGACCAGTACCGATTAGTATACCCCTTCACGGCATGGTTTGTGAAAAGCCCAGCTGCTTCTTTCGTGTCTCTCAGCAAGAAGAACCCCTATATGCTGGTCTTCCTGCTGCACATGTATGCGGTGGTCGTCACGCTCACAACGGCACTGCCGAGGATCGACGTTCCTTTATTCGCAAAGTATCGTTTGAGAGCAATCCTCCAAATCTGCAACATTTTGAAAAACGACCCGGGGTTTTTGTGCCAGCGATGTAATGGCTTTCATGCATATCAAGAGATTATGTCTTTTCCCCTGAATAGCGTTTCTGCGTATCAGCAACTTGGGCGAGAGAAGGCGTTTCTTGGAGCATAA
- a CDS encoding uncharacterized protein (SECRETED:SignalP(1-29)~EggNog:ENOG41~MEROPS:MER0017177), producing the protein MRSPLSLLISPIRGILFLALLSLPCSSMALDSATRSADSVLTLTPIRYANTSTLSIAYYDSAPSDSAAPVAILIHGFPYSIDTYVDVVPKLAAKGYRLIVPYLRGYGTTSFLSPTTPRSAEQAALGKDIIDLMDALSIDKAIFAGYDWGSVAANVAAALWPDRCTGMVAANSYLIQSRRAAWAIAPPASLATRWYFYVFLTPQGYSALASDARGWAATLWSKNSPQWNWTQAQLDAAAPAFRNPDYVDIATNFYRNRLLYAPGDPAYADLAGQLDSLPVIQVPSVTLDPDQAPVFPATNGSSTAQHFAGPRVHHIVQDCGENIPLQKPQVFAEAVLEVAALGKRPY; encoded by the coding sequence ATGCGGTCCCCCTTGTCTCTTCTCATTAGTCCTATACGAGGCATCTtatttcttgctcttcttagCTTGCCTTGTTCTTCTATGGCTCTAGATTCGGCAACTAGAAGCGCTGACTCGGTTCTTACTCTAACGCCCATCCGATATGCAAATACTTCTACACTGTCCATTGCGTACTATGATTCGGCGCCAAGCGACTCAGCCGCACCGGTTGCCATCCTCATCCACGGGTTCCCTTACTCGATCGACACCTATGTGGATGTTGTGCCCAAGCTGGCCGCCAAGGGCTATCGCTTGATAGTGCCGTATCTGCGTGGCTATGGCACCACCTCGTTTCTCTCGCCTACAACCCCACGCAGTGCGGAACAGGCCGCGCTTGGCAAGGATATCATTGACCTGATGGATGCCCTGAGCATCGACAAGGCCATCTTTGCGGGCTACGACTGGGGGTCAGTCGCCGCAAATGTTGCCGCAGCCCTGTGGCCGGATCGCTGCACCGGCATGGTGGCCGCGAATTCGTACCTGATCCAGAGCCGTCGAGCGGCGTGGGCGATAGCGCCGCCGGCGTCTCTCGCCACGCGATGGTACTTCTACGTCTTTCTGACGCCGCAGGGATACAGCGCGCTGGCCAGCGATGCGCGAGGATGGGCTGCGACGCTGTGGTCCAAGAACAGCCCGCAGTGGAACTGGACTCAAGCTCAGCTCGACGCGGCGGCTCCGGCGTTTCGCAACCCAGACTATGTCGACATCGCGACGAACTTCTACAGAAACCGCTTACTGTACGCACCCGGCGACCCAGCTTATGCAGACTTGGCCGGCCAACTAGACTCGCTGCCCGTCATCCAGGTCCCCTCCGTCACACTGGACCCGGACCAGGCTCCTGTGTTCCCCGCGACGAATGGCTCGTCAACTGCGCAGCACTTTGCAGGCCCGCGAGTGCATCATATCGTCCAAGACTGTGGCGAAAACATTCCTCTTCAGAAGCCTCAGGTCTTTGCGGAGGCGGTCCTGGAGGTGGCGGCTCTCGGGAAGCGCCCATATTAA
- a CDS encoding uncharacterized protein (EggNog:ENOG41), whose amino-acid sequence MKVYLADDEQLNNINIFVELPADQTSYYPAFDGNNAKDVLNKLGGTVDADAFYSYDLIS is encoded by the exons ATGAAGGTCTATCTTGCAGACGATGAGCAGTTGAAC AATATCAACATATTCGTCGAGCTTCCTGCTGATCAAACCTCTTACTATCCGGCATTTGATGGCAATAATGCCAAGGACGTGCTGAACAAGCTCGGGGGAACAGTGGACGCCGACGCCTTCTACAGCTATGATCTCATCAGTTGA
- a CDS encoding uncharacterized protein (MEROPS:MER0047718~EggNog:ENOG41): protein MSTTNGLLLSRKKQDILPNYRDNKKFNEPLMMAGVDKLRNKGIKGKGVQAAIIDSGVDCNHPLLGGELGPEQ, encoded by the exons ATGTCTACCACTA ATGGCCTGCTATTGTCGAGAAAGAAACAGGATATCTTGCCAAATTACCGAGATAACAAGAAGTTCAACGAGCCGCTGATGATGGCAGGCGTGGACAAACTTCGTAACAAAGGAATCAAGGGCAAAGGAGTGCAGGCTGCAATCATCGATTCCGGCGTCGACTGTAACCACCCTTTGCTAGGTGGGGAACTCGGTCCAGAACAATAG
- a CDS encoding uncharacterized protein (EggNog:ENOG41), whose translation MVFYMYDQFNAIVKAAYFNFLPFFSQTHEQPSAQGITPTTAEGTQKQRAMDCDNSGGGYYMEQPTSVNTVGLTLYDNPVGQLYWIIEKFVISIEFAGYFPALDNPPTLADDIRLIGKYFES comes from the exons ATGGTATTTTATATGTATGATCAGTTCAACGCTATTGTCAAGGCTGCATATTTCAACTTTTTGCCGTTCTTCTCTCAAACTCACGAGCAGCCATCGGCCCAAGGAATCACGCCCACTACAGCTGAGGGTACACAGAAGCAGAGGGCAATGGACTGTGATAATTCGGGCGGCGGCTATTACATGGAACAGCCTACAAGT GTAAATACCGTGGGTCTCACTCTATACGACAACCCAGTTGGACAACTATATTGGATCATTGAAAAGTTCGTCATTT CAATTGAGTTTGCCGGATACTTTCCAGCGCTGGATAACCCGCCTACATTGGCCGATGACATTAGATTGATTGGAAAATACTTTGAATCGTAA
- a CDS encoding uncharacterized protein (EggNog:ENOG41) gives MSPMPSDSYYIIPNLQAMDPSAHEIDLNTHTWIQPIIIEDEDLMFGGKSLSAWYEEDRSRLSSSAGSSSGSEDGNQSPEEEEEHRGRERTRRHHHDKKTLKKSHRK, from the coding sequence ATGTCTCCAATGCCATCAGATTCATATTACATCATCCCCAACCTACAAGCCATGGACCCCTCCGCCCACGAGATTGACCTCAACACCCACACATGGATCcagcccatcatcatcgaggacgaggatcTCATGTTTGGCGGCAAGTCCCTGAGCGCCTGGTACGAGGAGGACCGCTCgcgcctcagcagcagcgctggaagcagcagtggcagcgaGGATGGCAACCAGAGccccgaggaggaggaggagcaccgAGGACGAGAGCGAACGAGGCGGCACCACCACGATAAGAAGACTCTGAAGAAGTCTCACCGCAAGTGA
- a CDS encoding uncharacterized protein (EggNog:ENOG41), which yields MRPGGGIFPGGPSDWYVLDWDQRRTIAVTMDEEQESPDVAIGHLKRHIDTLGPDVCAIHLSQDGELISVSTKPEDDQTTCVYYPPLQHVECPSHVKTVLRSDLIELDRFGPNTDLVSYIPGGTLSQNKSRVFKLEWLRQLTSVVDDLNLKHGIAHQDISARNLLVEPKTNALMLFDFNYSGRIGGIGYGEDRDDVKGVIFTLYEIITRDTHFRDVRHSEQNPADVQGLEEWVKHPDVKLDHPVSEYRAVLNDWVDKRQAGRRISHYTEAPEYIDWPEFPEPPAEDVALVSTTVKWVLLERERRHEREKGNAILNWERPAQSKLGGGHQLLANGQYASGTERLG from the coding sequence ATGCGCCCGGGCGGTGGTATTTTCCCTGGCGGGCCGAGCGACTGGTATGTCCTTGACTGGGATCAACGACGTACTATTGCTGTTACCATGGACGAGGAGCAAGAGAGCCCGGATGTTGCCATTGGACATCTCAAGAGACACATCGATACCCTGGGACCGGATGTATGTGCCATCCATTTATCGCAGGACGGCGAATTGATCTCAGTTTCAACCAAGCCTGAAGACGACCAAACAACGTGCGTTTACTATCCCCCGCTGCAGCATGTCGAGTGTCCCAGCCATGTCAAGACTGTGCTCCGCTCAGATCTGATCGAGTTAGATCGATTTGGCCCAAATACCGATCTCGTCTCGTATATCCCTGGCGGCACGTTGAGCCAGAATAAGTCGCGTGTGTTCAAGCTGGAATGGCTCCGGCAGCTGACGTCTGTTGTTGATGACTTGAATCTCAAGCATGGCATCGCTCATCAGGATATCTCGGCGCGGAATCTTCTCGTTGAACCCAAGACCAACGCCCTTATGCTGTTCGACTTCAACTATAGCGGCCGGATAGGCGGCATTGGATATGGAGAGGACCGGGACGATGTCAAGGGGGTCATATTTACCCTTTACGAAATCATTACGCGCGACACGCATTTCCGAGATGTTCGGCACAGTGAGCAGAATCCAGCCGACGTTCAAGGGTTGGAGGAATGGGTGAAGCACCCGGATGTTAAGCTTGATCATCCCGTTTCCGAGTACCGCGCGGTATTAAACGACTGGGTAGATAAAAGACAGGCCGGAAGACGGATTTCTCATTATACAGAAGCACCTGAATACATTGACTGGCCCGAATTCCCAGAGCCACCCGCAGAAGACGTAGCATTAGTCTCTACTACTGTGAAATGGGTCCTTCTGGAACGCGAGCGCCGCcacgagagagaaaagggcaaCGCCATCTTGAATTGGGAACGTCCTGCGCAGAGCAAGCTTGGGGGCGGACATCAGCTGCTAGCCAATGGACAGTATGCATCCGGTACAGAAAGACTTGGTTGA
- a CDS encoding uncharacterized protein (EggNog:ENOG41), whose product MSVLSAFQRALLPYEAYITTKSCSISESSTNNYSSIALFKHRSLQLLKKNPYSFAFRVAFFKNYYYLERKKKRDPMSIRSLAQLQRRQLGRLSPFSIFRFFRAQQNQPQPIKPVQIPSATNASLVHSTRNPKKCTCGWYHFYGKCGHLYQRYAGTCGRTTTTSGRSGFCTTPAPKNVVYGYYVNEKCTNAKCTVCRRRGH is encoded by the coding sequence ATGTCTGTCCTATCTGCCTTTCAGAGAGCCTTGTTACCGTATGAAGCCTATATAACTACCAAGAGTTGCTCGATATCAGAATCAAGCACAAACAACTATTCAAGCATCGCTCTATTCAAGCATCGCTCTCTTCAGCTGTTGAAAAAGAACCCATATTCATTCGCTTTTAGGGTTGCCTTTTtcaaaaattattattatttagaaagaaaaaaaaaaagagacccCATGTCCATCCGATCGCTTGCACAGCTCCAACGACGGCAGCTCGGCCGCTTATCTCCCTTCTCAATCTTTCGCTTCTTCAGGGCTCAACAGAACCAACCACAACCAATCAAGCCCGTTCAGATACCATCCGCGACAAATGCCTCTCTCGTCCACAGCACTCGCAACCCCAAAAAGTGCACGTGCGGATGGTATCACTTTTACGGCAAATGCGGTCACCTGTACCAGCGATACGCAGGTACCTGCGGCAGAACGACGACAACCTCTGGCAGAAGCGGTTTCTGCACGACGCCCGCGCCGAAGAATGTTGTCTACGGATATTACGTTAATGAGAAGTGTACGAATGCAAAATGTACGGTTTGCCGCCGACGAGGCCATTAG